In one window of Geminocystis sp. NIES-3709 DNA:
- a CDS encoding N-acetylmuramoyl-L-alanine amidase: MAKCPFATWKPITGGVGAYSGGPFKIVHHTTEGSTASGAMGAYKANKSDPHFTVDPITIYQHIDTSVSARSLANPPGGVQTNRDSAIQIEVVGFAGKPKNSATLKNVAKLCRWIEQTHSVPQKWPNGFPKVGTRDPGGHNRNANNWDKTGGHYGHSQVPENTHWDPGYTRSEVEIIMGGSLEFVGSPEALGSGETEVTLNSSISQVEMEITPHLNLITYSISFSLDEKGHATIPLDIAWERVVSLIPQAIKNEEGNWQSCIASLAEEEGQTILVATAGTSNAAATVMVKVLDDTQIFEEESLGCP; this comes from the coding sequence ATGGCTAAATGTCCTTTCGCAACATGGAAACCCATTACTGGAGGAGTCGGAGCTTATTCAGGAGGTCCTTTTAAGATTGTTCATCACACCACTGAAGGTTCAACAGCCTCCGGTGCAATGGGAGCGTATAAAGCAAATAAATCTGATCCGCATTTTACCGTTGATCCTATAACAATTTATCAACACATTGACACTAGTGTTTCTGCTCGTTCTTTAGCCAATCCGCCGGGTGGTGTTCAAACTAACCGAGATTCAGCGATTCAAATTGAGGTGGTTGGTTTTGCGGGTAAACCTAAAAATTCAGCAACCCTTAAAAATGTCGCTAAATTATGTCGCTGGATTGAACAAACTCATAGTGTTCCTCAAAAATGGCCGAATGGTTTTCCCAAAGTTGGCACAAGAGATCCAGGAGGACATAATCGTAATGCTAACAATTGGGACAAAACAGGAGGACATTATGGACATTCCCAAGTACCTGAAAATACTCATTGGGATCCCGGTTATACCCGGTCTGAAGTAGAAATTATCATGGGAGGAAGTTTAGAGTTTGTCGGTTCGCCAGAAGCATTAGGAAGCGGAGAAACGGAAGTTACTTTAAATTCTTCTATCTCACAAGTTGAAATGGAGATTACACCCCATCTCAACTTGATAACTTACAGCATTTCTTTCTCTTTGGATGAAAAAGGACACGCAACCATTCCCCTTGATATTGCTTGGGAGCGAGTTGTTTCTCTTATCCCTCAAGCAATTAAGAATGAAGAAGGAAACTGGCAAAGTTGTATCGCATCCTTAGCTGAAGAAGAGGGACAAACCATATTAGTCGCAACCGCAGGAACATCCAATGCAGCCGCTACGGTTATGGTTAAAGTCCTAGATGATACCCAAATCTTTGAAGAAGAATCTTTGGGTTGTCCGTAG
- a CDS encoding tetratricopeptide repeat protein — translation MSFPYFGLILVLDFCFLMGCGLPNSEQFPALKPSQLVQTFSPNSCEGSTRFLNPSEEPKPQETELDRYFRLAFQAETAGNFLEAIAYYQKAYDLAPCDCDQQHALAGKQAAEKAKSLGDRYGAESKSTQYFWGRLQELTQTLPCVQIQP, via the coding sequence ATGTCTTTCCCTTATTTTGGGTTGATTCTTGTCTTAGATTTTTGCTTTTTGATGGGTTGCGGATTACCAAATAGTGAACAGTTTCCTGCACTTAAGCCTTCCCAACTTGTCCAAACTTTTTCCCCGAATTCTTGTGAGGGTTCTACCCGATTTCTCAATCCCAGTGAAGAGCCAAAACCTCAAGAAACAGAACTAGATCGTTATTTTCGCTTGGCTTTTCAAGCAGAAACAGCAGGGAATTTTCTAGAAGCGATCGCTTATTATCAAAAAGCCTATGATTTAGCACCTTGTGATTGTGATCAACAACACGCTTTAGCCGGAAAACAAGCGGCAGAAAAAGCTAAAAGTTTAGGTGATCGCTATGGTGCAGAAAGCAAATCCACGCAATATTTTTGGGGAAGATTACAAGAATTAACTCAGACGCTTCCCTGTGTTCAAATTCAACCTTAA